The sequence atttggatCTTAATCTTTTGAACGTCCAGAATGCTATCTTCTTATGATTGTACTGAAAAAGCTTATGTAATTAGATCGTATGTGTGTATGTTCCTGCAACCTGCATTTCCCTGCAATGCATCTCTAAATTTTACTGTAGTAGTCTGTTTGATTAACTGAGTTTCTTTCAAGGGTTGCCTCACTTTTTATATTCTGATACAGGATCTTTTATTTATTCGACATCTTTGAATTTGCATCCTAATCTTTTGAGCATGCCTAGAATGCTGTTCTTGCAGCCTGCATTTACCTATGTATTGGCTTAAAAGATATAAGAAGATTGTTACTAGTTAGATTTGGCTTGTGAGCTTCTAGCATTAAATGGATAAGGATATTCTTCAAAAAGGTTTGATACTTGTTTTGAGAATGAGCTGTggttatctttagtgctttatttttttttatcagaTTTTTTTCTATTTAGCCCTGGCTTTTCAATCTTCTAGTGTATGTTtgctttttctttttgatttttttcccATTTAGCTCTGGCTTTGTAATCTTCTAGCTTATGTTTGTTTATAGTTTTGTTTTCAGCAATGCGTTGGTGCTCATTTAAGATATTAGTAATAGCTTTTTGTGCTGCAtgccttttctttgcatatgttCTTCATACTTGTCATTTGGATCATTATCTGGCTGAACTTTTGCAGAAAAGACTCATCAAAACACAGTATCAAAATTTTATATTGAGGGAAACTACAAAGAGCCAAAACCATATACTTCTGCAAAAGCTGAAATGGGTGATGCAGATAATGCCATGCCTCCTCCTAAGAAGAGGGTTGCAGGCAAACAACTCTCTAGAGATGATGATCCTGATGCTGAGGAAGAGGTTTTTGGTCAAGAAACTGGAACTTTTCAGAGGGCTAGTGATGAGGTCCTTGCAAGCAGAAGAATTGTTAAGGTTCGTTGCAACACGACATCTGCCACTAGGGCTGTCAGTTCATTTGTAGGCATACGTTTGGTTCCCACTACTGCACCTCCCTCTGTGGAGGAGTCTGTAGCTAAAACCTCTGAAACTACCCTGCATGCAGGTGGTGATGGGCGACTTCCAGTTGCCCAAGAGAAAGGGGCATCTGAGGTTAAAGATAACCATAGTGATGGCAAAAATAATAATGAGGTTATGTCAGTATCCGAGACAAAAGCAGCAGATACAACTCTTACAAAGGCCAAGAAAGTATGTCAGACAAAATCAGCTTCAGCTGATTTGAGTGTGAATAGTGGTGGAGAAGTCAAAGGAAAGGAGGAAAAAGCCCAACTCGAACCAACAGAATCTACTAAGGAGAatggaaaacaaaataaaaatggtGAAAGTGATTCAGCAGAAAAAAATCTTGAGCAATCTACTGAAGTTAAGGAAACCAACAAAGAGGACAGTGTCAAGGAAGTGCATCAGCAAGAACCATGTGCCGCAGTTAGTTCGTTCCAACAGCTCCCTAGCACACAGAATGCAATTGAAAAAGCTGAAATGGGTGATGTAGATAATCCCATGCCTCCTTCTAAGAAGAGCGTTGCAAGCAAACAACTCTCTAGAGATGATGATCCTGATTGTGAGGAAGAGGTTTTTGGTCAAGAAACTGGAACTTTTAAGAGGGCTAGTGATGAAGTCCTTGCAAGCAGAAGGATTGTTAAGGTTCATCGCAACACAACATCCTCCACTAGGGCTGCCAATCCATTTGCAGGCTTACGTTTGGTCTCCCCTACTGCACCTCCCTCTGTGGAGGAGTCTGAAGCTAAAACCTCTGAAACTACCCTGTATGCAGGTGCTGATGGGCGACCTCCAGTTGCCCAAGAGGAAGGGGCATCTGAGGCTAGAGATAACCATAGTGATGGCAAAAATAATAATGAGGTTATGTCAGTATCTGAGACAAAAGTAGATGATACAACTCTTACTGAGGCCAAAAAAGTATGTCAGACAAAATCAGCTGAAGCTGATTTGACTGTTAATAGTGGTGGAGAAGTCAAAGGAAAGGAGGGAGAAGCCCAACTTGAACCAGCAGAAGCTACTAAGGAGAATGGAGAGCAAAATAAAAATGGTGAAAGCGAATCCCAACTTGAACCAGCAGAAGCTACTAAGGAGAATAGAGAACAAAATAAAAATGGTGTAAGTGAATCAACAGAAAAAACCCTTGAGCAATCTACTGAAGTTAAGGAAACCAACAAAGAGGACAGTGTCAAGGAAGTGCATCGGCAAGAACCATCTGCCACAGTTAATTCGTTCCAACAGCTCTCCAGAAAACAGAATGCATTTGCAGGTATCTCAGGAACTGGTTTTTCTAGCTCCTCGTTTTCATTTGGATTTCTCTCCAAATCAGGAACTTCCAGTCCATCTTCTTTTGGCTCGGCATTCAGCTCACGCTCCTTAACTGGTAAGGGAGCTTTGTTTGAAACAAAGGCACCTGGCAGTGATGGGCTGTCTCCTTCTAGTGCCAGTAATGGTGGTGCCTCTATTCGGCCATTTGGAGCTCCAGCATCAGATAATGTTTCAGGTAGTGTAAGTGGGTTGCCAGCTTTGCAGGAAGTGCCAGTTGAAACGggtgaagagaaagagaaagcagtGTTTACACCAGATTCTGTCTTGTTTGAATACATCAGTGGGGCTTGGAAGGAACGAGGTAAGGGTGAACTTAAGGTTAATTTTTCCACTGAAGATACAGGAAAGGCAAGACTTGTGATGAGGTCCAAGGGTAATTACAGGCTGATCCTTAATGCAAATTTATTCCCAGATATGAAGCTGGCCAACATGGATAAGCGAGGTATTACTTTTGTTTGTATGAACAGCGCTGGTGAAGCTAAGGAAAACCTTTCCATGTTTGCACTCCATAGTTGAACAATTCCGTGGAGTTGTAGAAGCAAATAAAGGTAAAACATCAGGTGATTagagaacccctgagaattctcCCAAGTCATCTGAAGTTAGTTCGTTCCAACAGCTCTCCAGCAAACAGAATGCATTTGCAGGTATCTCAGGAACTGGTTTTTCTAGCTCCTCGTTTTCATTTTGATTGCACCCCAAATCTGGAACTTCCAGTCCATCTTCTTTTGGCTCGGCATTCAGCTCAGGCTCCTTAACTGGTAAGGGAGCTTTGTTTGAAACAAAGGCACCTGGCAGTGATGGGCTGTCTCCTTCCAGTGCCAGTAATGGTGGTGCCTCTATTCGGCCATTTGGAGCTCTAGCATCAGATAATGTTTCAGGTAGTGTAAGTGGGTTGTCAGCTTTGCAGGAAGTGCCAGTTGAAACGGGTGAAGAGAAAGAGTAAGCAGTGTTTACAACAGATTCTGTCTTGTTTGAATACATCAGTGGGGCTTGGAAGGAATGAGGTAAGGGTGAACTTAAGGTTAATCTTTCCACTGTAGATACAGGAAAGGCAAGACTTGTGATGAGGTCCAAGGGTAATTACAGGCTGATCCTTAATGCAAATTTATTCCCAGATATGAAGCTGGCCAACATGGATAAGCGGGGTATTCTTTTGTTTGTGTGAACAGTGCTGGTGAAGCTAAGGAAAACCTTTCCATGTTTGCACTGAAGTTTAAAGATGGTTGCATGGTTGAACAATTCCGTGGAGTTGTAGAAGCAAATAAAGGTAAAACATCAGGTGATTtgaaaacccctgagaattcttcCAAGTCATCTGAAGTATGAAGCTATTGATAGCAGAATGTGACTTTGCAGTGGGATATGAGAGAACTTAAGATGCACTTGGTAGTGTCAAAGATGATGTTGTCTTATGGTCTTTTTTGTTAGATCCTCTGTATCTTACATTGATTATTGCGAGTCTTTCAAATTAGAGTCTTTCGTATAATTTTTGTAGTTTTGTAATTGCATATGAAGGCAAATCCATAAAGTGATCTTTGCTAAAATTGAAATAAGGCTATCTAAGTTTCAGATATGTTCTTTTTTTTCTTCATTGAGTTAAACTGATATGGGCCAGAAGGTTATCTAAAACATCAAATTTAGTGATATGCAGCTTGAGTATTTAATTGCAGCAATTTTACCTTTTGCCCCATAAAAGAATAATGATTATGGTAGCGAAATTCAATATGAGCAGAGCGATTGCTATAGACATAAATTAAGCGTACTGAAATATTTACTTTTGATTTAAGTGTTACTGCAAgtcgaaaaaatatatatatatatatataaatagacaaaGGCTGGAGACTTGCAGAAGTCCCTCAGGGGTATAACCTATTTACCCGGTATTATATGGTAGTGAAATTATTCGTGCCTATATAACTGTTGGTTTGTGACCTTGATTGAGTTATCGATATAATATCAAAGTTGGAATTAAATTCCTAACAATGTAAGGATTGATATCTTGTCGCTACTCAGATCTCATATGATATGGTTAAATAAGCGGTATTGCTGCTGCCATATCATTTCATTCCTTCAGATTAAAAACATATGCAGACGTGGACTATGCTTGGAGGCATCATCATGTGCCATTGCTGGCCTGAAACCTTTGTTGTGCACAGATACGAAGAACTCCCGGTGCTGTATTTATTTCTATTGTACTTTAGACAACAGAGAAATAACAATTTAAAAAGGAAGGAGACTATTTTTGGGGGATATAACAACATCTATATTTTGGATCACACAATCCATTACTTAATGATGTAAAATGTTGATGCTAAAAATTAAGAGACATTTATATCTATAAGCTCATTAAAATAGTGTttcaaaggatatatatatatatatatatatatatatatatatatatatatctctcattaTTTTAGtgctttttataaaaaaaaagaaaaaatagtgaGGAGAATTAAAATTGGATGTGTATTTGTAAGGTATACATGTTGTTGCAAGGCCATAGATTATTATTGTGCTATCCTTGTTTTACAATAATGGTAATGGTATCAATTGCATATCATGTTTTTTCCAATTAATTTTGTGTCCACTTGATGAAGTCTCTTGGTATATAAACATAATGACTAATGATTAATGACATGATCTTATGTAAAGTTGAGCTCATTTTCTTAGTCTCTTATCCATCTATGTGCATTGGCATCCCTGTGGAtttacatacacatacaaatactTAATGCATTCACCATACCCTCAGATTAATCACATTTACCTATGCATTTAGCTTGTGCCTCATTCTTTGATTTACACAAACTATAAATCTACCCCTCATCTCACCCCAATGTTTGTGCAGCTTTATCCATTTTTTCATCCATCTCTCATACATTTATCTATTCACTTATTTTTATTGTCTTTATACATACCTCAacaatgtttatttttattttttattttctaaattcaaattcaaattcaaatatattTCTTTAAGAGATTATTAAATGTATTTTATTTGGTTTATtgctattttttaatttaaaacattcaatacattcattctactcATTAAATATTTCTAAGCATTGTAAGACATATGGATGCATGTTTACATTTAACTAGTGCACTAAAAAGAATCTAATTCTctacaagtgttgacaagtgtcatCTTTGATCTTTATATATTTTTCAGAGGTTGATTTATGCTAGCTCCCTTCTTATCTAATACCAACTTCACAAAGGTATTTCTAAATATTGTCAACATATTTGATTTAGTATCTATATTATTCTTCAAACATTATTTGATCATAGAGCTAAgtatcattatttattttttaatatttttttatttgatttgttgcATGTAATCAATGTGCCTATACCCAACTCCAAATTTACATGTGTCTATACCCAACTCCAAATTAATTAATCTAGATTAGTTTCTGTTAAATTATATGGATTTTATTGGATCAACTAGATCAAATCTAGCAAAAACATACCTTACCTTATATTTTAACAAACTTGTCATGAGTTGAACATGCTACATTTCAATACATCTTTCCATAATTGTCACGTGCTTTCTAGATCATTTTCCTATTTTTACTGGACCACATGTTACTCATGATCATCATTCTTCTCCTTCTAGCGATACATCCTTAGTGGATTCTATTGATTTTAGAATTCATCATCATGAAATACTAGTTTTTTTCTAGAGATTGTCCTTGGGATCCATTCCTGCTTTCACATGAAATATTTTTAGAGTATTTTCAAAAAACCTTTTACTACATTCCAATTTGCACATGATTTCGTTGTATCTAAGGATGGCAAACAAAATGAGGATTTTTATAACTTTAACTTggcatatatgaggatgatctaccATTAGTTGATGATACATCTTTCACATCTTTCTCCACTATTACATGGCATGATGCATACACATATGTGTGTCAGATTTTTTGAATATGATATTTCACTCTGTATATCAATGAATAGAGTCGAATCACTCAATGACACTACGAAAGTGTTCCATAATCCTTTGGAATATAAAATTAACTTGCATAAAATTGTTTTGAGGTACCTTGTTTTAAATAGTATGATGGTAGAGGTGATCCATTATGACATGAACAATAATTTCTAGTTATGTGGTTCCATTGTTTTCATGATGACCAAATACCTGCAAAGATGTTCCCATTAAGCTTGAGTGGTTATGCATTTACATGGTTTTATTCATGACTACTTGCTTCGATCACTTCCTTTTAGGATTTTCCTAGTGTTGTTATGGAAAATTTTTAATACAATATTGAGCCTAAGATATTAATCTCAATGTATGCAATGCAAACAAAATGTGAAAATGTTAATCAAgaattattttcaaatttaaagatTTGGATAGTAATATAGTCTCCATTATGTAGAGGATGAGATTCAACAAATATTTATGGATGGTTTAATTTTTATCTTTAAAGTCAGTTGTTTTCATACCTCATCACTCATTCAAATTTGTGTGTTGTTGTATGTAAGTGTGTGTGTGTCTTATAAGAAGATCCTATTTTATGCCAATGTACACAATATCCTAAGAGGGTACGGTGAATCATTATATATCATTTTCAACCAAATTAAACATTAATTGCCATTAGTAACTTTTCTAAACATGAATCCCAAAAACATCAAAGCAACATTTACTAATTTCCTTGACAATGAAGCAATTATCAACAGACATACACACATCCACTcaaagaacaccaaatttatgtggaaacaagaatgggaaaaaccatggtgagaataatTGCTTGGATCTATTTCCATAGTAGTAATATAGTAAGGAACGAATAGTATGAAGTAGGCACcgacctactagaggcaccaatccCCAATTACATTTTTAGGCACCAACCTATAGGAGACAACAATCCCCCCACTCCAAGATCTGAGCACCAACTTAGCATGTGAGACACCAATCCCACCAAGAATAAAAGAGATATGGATTGTGGACCTTCAAAGTTGAATACAcaattttcttttgatttgaaCAAACTTCAAAACCCTCTCACACATTGCATATATTCTTCAATTGGAACTACCCAATAATATAGTTATAACTCACATAGCATTATCCAACTACTACACAACAATAATTACACTTTCAAATATTACAATAATGATCACACTAAAAATGATAGATAAACTATAAATAGGTGTTACAATGATTATTGCATCTATATGTTAGCCTagaacaagaataatgcatctgaAGTTGACCACAAGAATAACCCTTAACCAAACATGTAAAAGGCTAGGTCTAAAAACCCACATAATACTCTATAAGAAGTGATAAACTATGTGTTATCCAATGTAGACTTATCTAATCCCAATAGACATCCACATGATATCTTTGATGAGCACACCCTACAAACCTCTAACACATCAAACTAGAACATCAACCCAATCGACCAACTAGCCCAATCACCACTCTATCACTTCTAACTTTTTGTCCATTGAAGATCAACTCCTAAAACTCTGGAATCTAACACAACATATGTAGACATACTTTCCTTCCAAACAACAAGTCATAAATCTCAAGTGTGGTAAAATGTGGAATAGAACAAGTTGCTAGTGTGAATGCACTGTCTGAGGAACATAGCTCAATAATTTACCATAGATACTTCCACATCACCTCCAACAAATGAAATATATAGAAGATGGTATTACAATCATACTACAATTGGTCTCACCACCATAAATTTTTATTGTATTTTCATAACTCATATTCTTAGACAGATATGCTAATAATTGTGATAGTTGTAGCTATAGAATTACTAACCCACAATAAGCACCTTTGACATGTTGATAAACAAGGTGAAGAAAGAGTGTGATATTAAATTGTTGATGTGATTAAGAATATGAAAATATTaccaaatataaaattatatttgaaaTGGACACATTACTGCACCATTCAATATAAATACAAAATCaaccataccaaaagagacactaaaattacatggagaaaccctttcaggaaaaaactcCACTAGAGAATGAGAGAAAgtatattattaatcttcaaaagaGAGACTACAAAAATAATACAATTCACTTCAATTATCCAAATTATCCCAAAACTACTTGGGAACCTCAAAGAAACTATGATGAAACAACTATACCTCGCTTTAATTGATAGCCAAATGTGAGAGGAAAAACCACTATCATTTTCGCAAAATAAGGGGCCAAAACCACTTGCCAAAAACCCATGTATTAGAGAATGAATAGCCAAgagacataataaaataataagactcTTCAAGTGGCTCCTCTTTAGGTGCCAAATTAAAAGCCACTTAGACTTTAAACATTCCTAGTGCTTCAAAACTCTCAGTGACTGTTCATATCCCCAAATGGACACCTTTTCTCTTCCCAAACTTGGTCTCTTTTAGGATGACCCTTCATATCTCAATATGGGCATTAGAAAGAGCATATTTTATCCATTTTAATTTATACTTATCACCTTTTTCATGTTCACCTTGTGAAAATGCAATTACAATTAgccataaagtacaaatatttaatatttttctcacaTGTCCTAGGGAGCACTTTCTAAGGAACATGGAGACATATGCATGGCTTAGGATTCCAAGGTTAATATCACCTTATCTTAACATTATCCCCCTTGACATCGTACATTGCGATAACATCTAATAgatacataaaataaaatcaagtacATTGATCAAGGCCCATGGCCTTCCTACACGCAAGACCATTTTTTCACAATCACCATAAGAGAATTTGcaacattatccaaagtgtcaaCTTTGTCAATCAATACCTTACCATCATCAACTATCTCTTTCACAAAGTGATACCGAACATCAACATTCTTAGTATGAGTATGATACATGGGATTCTTGGCCAAACATatagcactttgactatcacattttgtttgcatttggcataactgatgcagatgaggtgatgcagttgaagactgaTGACTCCACTGGTAAATGatataagtctatttgtgatgaagatattgagattttgtaattagatgacttgatcagttattagtattgtcattgatggaaactaatgtcaaatgatgattactgatgttgctgatgttttgttttgtcatctaagtgatttggtttatcgaAAGACAAGGTTTACCAACAGTGCActgaagtctatgaaataggactttaactggtaaagaaaagatgttttgattgaattggacgattggtgatgattggtgatttgcactTTGGaaggtgagcttgtatcatggaaaggagtatatgACCGAAAccagaacttgtgaagattaccaaaaggcatgtttcaaatttctaatgaattctttttaaggttttagtagggtttaagactggtgaagatatcatcaaaccggtaatgatttttgttatgatgttGATCGAtagtgagtctacatgaaggtgataacatgacacaacccatgtgaaaatatttgatggattttttggtgcgattcaaggaagaattttttgGAATCagtgaaacacttagtagagtgttttgagggtttaacTTTGGTATAGATCAAATTtctgtgatgggttacgatcaaccaatgatttatattgcattgtaattttatgtaatgatctatatatcaatctaagatgatctcttatgatttgtattgtaaattcatgatgtaattagggtttagtggttgacctagttgagatggctatttaggatggcaaagttgatgtttatgatgtcggtGGTCTAAGATAATGTGTTAAcccatccaagagaagtgtgagatcatcctgagagttgcagagtgttgtgcataactggatctgatcaagaaaacaaagaagtgcaattaacagatcattttcttattgttgttccctaatagttgtagcatgttaaatcccttaactgggtaggtcctaacaggctttAAACATTTAAGtaatcctaacagatcatcaagctcctaatcgagcttctaggcaaatcccttaaccaggtgactcctaatagggtcttctcctaacaaggagtattgtaagctcctaacagggcatacttcaaaagagtacaaatatttgtgggtgtcaactcctaccatggtttttccctatttgggtttccacatcaaaaaattatggtgttcgtgtgtggaatatttttcatgtgatgttcttatttatgttacatttcatgcattatttctgagacattggttatgatgttttatcagaggtttaccAAAGGTTACCGGTATTGATAAGAGTTGATAGAGAAAAGTGATTGATCTGATAAGATAAgtttataaatgataaaatatatatgatttcttaagtggtgaaagaattgattgatgtggtaaataatttgattaatgtattaagaaaatttgataaagaggttgttagatgtgattaaagaagttgagatatttattAAATGGTTTAAGATttgatataagtttgtttttggtttaaagt is a genomic window of Cryptomeria japonica chromosome 7, Sugi_1.0, whole genome shotgun sequence containing:
- the LOC131028245 gene encoding nuclear pore complex protein NUP50B-like; its protein translation is MGDADNAMPPPKKRVAGKQLSRDDDPDAEEEVFGQETGTFQRASDEVLASRRIVKVRCNTTSATRAVSSFVGIRLVPTTAPPSVEESVAKTSETTLHAGGDGRLPVAQEKGASEVKDNHSDGKNNNEVMSVSETKAADTTLTKAKKVCQTKSASADLSVNSGGEVKGKEEKAQLEPTESTKENGKQNKNGESDSAEKNLEQSTEVKETNKEDSVKEVHQQEPCAAVSS
- the LOC131028244 gene encoding nuclear pore complex protein NUP50B-like — protein: MGDVDNPMPPSKKSVASKQLSRDDDPDCEEEVFGQETGTFKRASDEVLASRRIVKVHRNTTSSTRAANPFAGLRLVSPTAPPSVEESEAKTSETTLYAGADGRPPVAQEEGASEARDNHSDGKNNNEVMSVSETKVDDTTLTEAKKVCQTKSAEADLTVNSGGEVKGKEGEAQLEPAEATKENGEQNKNGESESQLEPAEATKENREQNKNGVSESTEKTLEQSTEVKETNKEDSVKEVHRQEPSATVNSFQQLSRKQNAFAGISGTGFSSSSFSFGFLSKSGTSSPSSFGSAFSSRSLTGKGALFETKAPGSDGLSPSSASNGGASIRPFGAPASDNVSGSVSGLPALQEVPVETGEEKEKAVFTPDSVLFEYISGAWKERGKGELKVNFSTEDTGKARLVMRSKGNYRLILNANLFPDMKLANMDKRGITFVCMNSAGEAKENLSIAGEAKENLSMFALKFKDGCMVEQFRGVVEANKGKTSGDLKTPENSSKSSEV